The Cytophagia bacterium CHB2 genome includes a region encoding these proteins:
- the iolG gene encoding inositol 2-dehydrogenase, which produces MSEFKKHKINLGLIGLGRLGKVYARDLAHRIPHARLIAVADSAAETAQQVAAEFEVPKWYADSYALLEDNEIDAVVIVTPTHTHKELVIAAAQQQKAIFCEKPLSLSLAESLEIKQILHQTGAFFQMGFMRRFDRGYVAAKEKILRGEIGTPVVFRATSRDPFRPSLEYANPKSSGGLIIDMGIHDFDLARWFMGEIQTTYAIGGVLAYPEMKTVGDVDNAIISLTFVDGRLGVIDLSRNGVYGYDIATELLGTNGTLRIGYLRETPVTVMTKDNIAHDTVPFFMERFAGAYVAQLEDFVDNLRYDRQPPVTIDDGIAALRAALAATQSLHSQQPLAVTSVTAA; this is translated from the coding sequence TTCAAGAAACACAAAATCAATCTCGGCTTGATTGGTTTAGGGCGCTTGGGAAAAGTCTATGCCCGCGATCTTGCGCATCGCATTCCGCACGCGCGTTTGATCGCAGTCGCGGACAGTGCCGCTGAGACGGCGCAGCAGGTTGCCGCGGAGTTTGAAGTACCGAAATGGTATGCGGATTCTTATGCTTTGCTTGAGGATAACGAAATCGACGCGGTTGTCATTGTTACGCCCACGCACACGCACAAAGAATTGGTGATTGCTGCCGCACAACAACAGAAGGCGATCTTTTGCGAGAAACCCTTGTCCTTATCGCTCGCGGAATCGCTGGAGATAAAACAAATTCTCCATCAAACCGGCGCATTTTTTCAAATGGGATTTATGCGCCGCTTTGATCGAGGTTATGTTGCCGCCAAAGAAAAAATATTGCGCGGAGAAATCGGCACGCCGGTGGTGTTTCGCGCCACCAGCCGCGATCCCTTTCGCCCGAGCTTGGAATATGCCAATCCCAAAAGCAGCGGCGGCCTCATCATCGACATGGGCATTCACGATTTCGATCTGGCGCGCTGGTTCATGGGCGAAATTCAAACAACTTACGCTATTGGCGGCGTGCTGGCTTATCCTGAAATGAAAACTGTCGGCGATGTCGACAACGCCATCATCAGCCTGACTTTTGTGGACGGTCGGCTTGGCGTGATCGATCTCAGCCGCAACGGCGTTTACGGCTATGACATTGCCACCGAGTTGCTGGGCACCAACGGTACCCTGCGCATCGGCTATTTGCGTGAAACCCCGGTAACGGTGATGACCAAAGACAACATTGCGCATGACACGGTGCCGTTTTTTATGGAGAGATTTGCCGGCGCTTATGTGGCACAATTGGAAGATTTTGTGGACAACCTGAGGTATGATCGGCAGCCGCCAGTGACGATTGATGACGGCATCGCAGCGCTGCGCGCGGCGCTGGCGGCCACGCAATCCCTGCATTCCCAACAGCCGCTCGCCGTCACATCAGTAACAGCCGCGTAA
- a CDS encoding sugar ABC transporter permease, with translation MNSQAKPVNSALPAHSLSGEIKSIRRAAYFFLAPALIPIFVFFFVPALAAFLLSFTDFDIYSLGNFEYARFVGLKNYRQLLDDPLFWKSMANTFYYVLIGGPLSIAASLGTALLLNSKLVRFRSFFQTVYFAPVVTTLVAVAVVWRFLYHPRFGLLNYALSFFGIAPIDWLGDPVWAMPAIILMSIWKNFGYNMIIFVAGLQNIPTQLYEAARMDGADTWQQFKSITLPMLAPTTVFVSIIAMIGNFQLFTEPYVMTQGGPVNSTLSIVLLMYQQGFRWWNLGYSAAIAFVLFGVILLGSLIQSRLQKRGEA, from the coding sequence ATGAATTCGCAAGCAAAGCCGGTCAACAGCGCCCTGCCCGCTCATTCACTCAGCGGCGAGATCAAAAGCATTCGCCGCGCCGCTTATTTCTTTCTCGCGCCGGCGCTTATTCCGATTTTTGTTTTTTTCTTCGTGCCTGCACTGGCGGCTTTCCTTTTGAGCTTCACGGATTTTGACATTTATTCGTTGGGAAATTTCGAATACGCGCGCTTTGTCGGCCTCAAAAACTATCGCCAGCTTCTCGATGATCCGTTGTTTTGGAAGTCGATGGCCAATACGTTCTACTACGTATTGATCGGCGGCCCACTCTCCATCGCTGCTTCACTTGGCACGGCACTGTTGCTGAATTCCAAACTGGTGCGCTTCCGGAGTTTTTTTCAAACCGTGTATTTTGCGCCCGTGGTGACCACCCTGGTGGCAGTGGCCGTCGTGTGGCGTTTTCTATATCATCCGCGATTTGGTTTGTTGAATTACGCGCTGAGTTTTTTCGGCATCGCGCCGATTGACTGGCTGGGGGATCCGGTGTGGGCCATGCCCGCGATTATCCTGATGTCGATCTGGAAGAATTTCGGCTACAACATGATCATCTTCGTCGCGGGCTTGCAGAATATTCCAACACAGTTGTATGAGGCCGCGCGCATGGACGGCGCGGATACCTGGCAGCAATTCAAGAGCATCACGCTACCGATGCTGGCCCCGACCACCGTGTTCGTAAGCATCATCGCGATGATCGGCAACTTTCAACTCTTCACCGAGCCTTATGTCATGACGCAAGGCGGGCCGGTGAACAGCACGTTGAGCATCGTGCTGCTTATGTATCAGCAAGGCTTTCGTTGGTGGAATTTGGGTTACTCCGCCGCAATTGCCTTCGTGCTTTTTGGCGTGATTCTGTTGGGATCTCTGATTCAGTCTCGGCTGCAAAAGCGAGGGGAGGCATGA
- a CDS encoding carbohydrate ABC transporter permease gives MMKNISKIVLITLAIIIAIVTLTPALWMVSASFMSTGEASNFPPQLLPAKFTFEHYYTLFTRLHLWRYLLNSVIISVTVTLISLFFNSMAGYAFAKYRFPGRDRLFRFLVAEMVIPAQVTTLPLFLMLNKVGLINTYLGVIVAGMATIYGIFLIRQFALSIPDSFIEAARLDGSSDFRIYWSVILPLCKPILITLAIFTFMGTWNDFLWPLIVLTDDSMYTLPVALANLTGEHVQDTELMMAGAVITVLPVMIIFIALQKYYISGIMAAGLKE, from the coding sequence ATGATGAAAAATATCAGCAAAATCGTGCTGATCACCCTGGCGATTATCATTGCTATTGTCACATTGACGCCCGCGTTGTGGATGGTTTCTGCCTCGTTCATGAGCACGGGAGAAGCCAGCAATTTCCCGCCCCAGTTGCTGCCCGCCAAATTCACTTTCGAACATTACTATACGCTTTTCACCCGGCTTCATCTGTGGCGCTATTTGCTCAACAGCGTCATCATCAGCGTGACGGTGACGCTGATTTCGCTGTTCTTCAATTCGATGGCAGGATATGCGTTTGCCAAATACCGTTTTCCGGGAAGAGACCGGCTTTTTCGCTTTCTCGTGGCAGAGATGGTGATTCCGGCGCAAGTGACAACGCTGCCGCTGTTTCTCATGTTGAACAAAGTGGGATTGATCAACACGTATCTCGGCGTGATCGTGGCGGGCATGGCGACAATTTACGGCATTTTTCTCATTCGACAATTTGCACTGTCGATTCCCGACAGCTTTATCGAAGCTGCGCGCCTGGACGGCTCGAGTGATTTTCGCATTTATTGGTCGGTGATTCTGCCGCTGTGCAAGCCCATCCTCATCACGCTTGCCATCTTCACGTTTATGGGCACGTGGAACGATTTCCTCTGGCCGCTAATCGTGTTGACCGACGATTCAATGTACACCTTACCGGTGGCGCTTGCCAACCTCACCGGCGAGCATGTGCAAGACACCGAGCTCATGATGGCCGGCGCGGTGATCACGGTTCTGCCGGTGATGATCATTTTTATTGCGTTACAAAAATACTACATCAGTGGGATTATGGCAGCGGGGTTGAAGGAGTAG